A single genomic interval of Euwallacea similis isolate ESF13 chromosome 2, ESF131.1, whole genome shotgun sequence harbors:
- the LOC136419237 gene encoding uncharacterized protein isoform X1, with product MICLFQVKMQHLSEISFTFLSNQICANCRQPITCGPVYLINDLSTLCGRCRMMVKDHYRNFAYEALARAFVYPCRNWKKHCLVKLEWNESLTHEMECDYNGCCNLLCCHPGAFFKGQRETPSYEPRWTMVPENFLDELECVLCRGYLNSAPIFLQSNGQNVCHRCIYTNGNPPNCRRNYAYEGFAQIFLFPCTYRNQGCKERLPFGKEIWNHEARCEYGSNQQEVEQALRQRQIDETRASLRPVQNQPSHFTRNQQHLPATSENKPHKEKGVVQTHTGHVWATITPQKALFAPPDDYTDQANKDLLKSLAKKHEKQRRRADDVYNDVNARRFSDCESVSTNESFGQKGSGFSSPDHPEPFRRPYYDRRSPLEYATQNFVDSEASPRHTQYSILQPHQLNDRFDSIPRDSYRENIKRDSARGNTSLINELKLKQDQIKRTHSIKAEKPANELVYRQGGNLQGISENYRQYR from the exons ATGATATGTCTGTTTCAGGTCAAAATGCAGCATCTTTCAGAGATTTCATTCACGTTTCTGAGCAATCAAATCTGTGCCAATTGCAGACAGCCCATTACATGTGGCCCAGTTTATCTCATCAACGATTTGAGCACATTGTGTGGACGATGTCGTATGATGGTCAAGGATCATTACAG AAATTTCGCGTACGAAGCTTTAGCCCGAGCTTTCGTCTATCCCTGCAGAAACTGGAAGAAGCACTGCTTAGTTAAACTAGAATGGAACGAAAGTTTGACCCACGAAATGGAATGCGACTACAATGGATGCTGTAACCTATTGTGTTGCCATCCTGGGGCCTTTTTCAAAGGACAAAGGGAGACACCTTCTTATG AACCCCGATGGACAATGGTGCCTGAAAACTTCCTGGACGAACTTGAGTGCGTGCTATGCAGAGGATACCTCAACAGCGCCCCTATTTTCCTGCAGTCCAATGGGCAAAATGTATGTCATAGATGCATCTACACTAACGGAAACCCTCCGAATTGTCGCAGAAATTATGCCTATGAGGGCTTTGCTCAAATATTCCTGTTTCCTTGCACTTACCGAAATCAAG GCTGTAAGGAAAGACTCCCTTTCGGCAAGGAAATCTGGAATCATGAAGCCCGATGTGAGTATGGTTCAAACCAACAAGAAGTGGAACAGGCTCTTCGGCAACGCCAAATAGACGAAACTCGAGCTAGCCTGAGACCTGTGCAAAATCAACCGTCCCACTTTACAAGAAACCAGCAACACCTACCAGCAACTAGCGAAAACAAACCCCATAAAGAAAAAGGTGTAGTCCAGACTCATACTGGTCACGTTTGGGCAACTATCACCCCCCAGAAAGCCCTTTTTGCACCTCCTGATGACTACACCGATCAAGCCAACAAAGACCTGTTAAAATCGCTGGCTAAAAAGCACGAGAAACAGAGGCGAAGAGCCGATGATGTTTATAACGATGTGAATGCAAGGAGGTTCTCAGATTGTGAGTCAGTTTCCACAAACGAGTCCTTCGGGCAAAAGGGCAGCGGTTTCAGCTCACCTGACCATCCAGAACCTTTCAGAAGACCTTATTATGATCGGCGGTCTCCTTTAGAATATGCCACacaaaattttgtagattCTGAAGCATCTCCACGACATACGCAGTATTCGATATTACAACCTCATCAACTGAACGACAGATTTGATTCGATCCCAAGGGATTCTTATAGGGAGAATATTAAGAGGGATAGTGCCAGGGGGAATACTTCGCTTATCAACGAGTTAAAGTTGAAGCAGGATCAGATCAAGAGGACTCATTCCATTAAAGCAGAGAAGCCTGCCAATGAGTTAGTTTATAGGCAAGGTGGGAACCTACAGGGTATTTCTGAGAATTATAGGCAATATCGGTAG
- the LOC136419237 gene encoding uncharacterized protein isoform X2, which translates to MQHLSEISFTFLSNQICANCRQPITCGPVYLINDLSTLCGRCRMMVKDHYRNFAYEALARAFVYPCRNWKKHCLVKLEWNESLTHEMECDYNGCCNLLCCHPGAFFKGQRETPSYEPRWTMVPENFLDELECVLCRGYLNSAPIFLQSNGQNVCHRCIYTNGNPPNCRRNYAYEGFAQIFLFPCTYRNQGCKERLPFGKEIWNHEARCEYGSNQQEVEQALRQRQIDETRASLRPVQNQPSHFTRNQQHLPATSENKPHKEKGVVQTHTGHVWATITPQKALFAPPDDYTDQANKDLLKSLAKKHEKQRRRADDVYNDVNARRFSDCESVSTNESFGQKGSGFSSPDHPEPFRRPYYDRRSPLEYATQNFVDSEASPRHTQYSILQPHQLNDRFDSIPRDSYRENIKRDSARGNTSLINELKLKQDQIKRTHSIKAEKPANELVYRQGGNLQGISENYRQYR; encoded by the exons ATGCAGCATCTTTCAGAGATTTCATTCACGTTTCTGAGCAATCAAATCTGTGCCAATTGCAGACAGCCCATTACATGTGGCCCAGTTTATCTCATCAACGATTTGAGCACATTGTGTGGACGATGTCGTATGATGGTCAAGGATCATTACAG AAATTTCGCGTACGAAGCTTTAGCCCGAGCTTTCGTCTATCCCTGCAGAAACTGGAAGAAGCACTGCTTAGTTAAACTAGAATGGAACGAAAGTTTGACCCACGAAATGGAATGCGACTACAATGGATGCTGTAACCTATTGTGTTGCCATCCTGGGGCCTTTTTCAAAGGACAAAGGGAGACACCTTCTTATG AACCCCGATGGACAATGGTGCCTGAAAACTTCCTGGACGAACTTGAGTGCGTGCTATGCAGAGGATACCTCAACAGCGCCCCTATTTTCCTGCAGTCCAATGGGCAAAATGTATGTCATAGATGCATCTACACTAACGGAAACCCTCCGAATTGTCGCAGAAATTATGCCTATGAGGGCTTTGCTCAAATATTCCTGTTTCCTTGCACTTACCGAAATCAAG GCTGTAAGGAAAGACTCCCTTTCGGCAAGGAAATCTGGAATCATGAAGCCCGATGTGAGTATGGTTCAAACCAACAAGAAGTGGAACAGGCTCTTCGGCAACGCCAAATAGACGAAACTCGAGCTAGCCTGAGACCTGTGCAAAATCAACCGTCCCACTTTACAAGAAACCAGCAACACCTACCAGCAACTAGCGAAAACAAACCCCATAAAGAAAAAGGTGTAGTCCAGACTCATACTGGTCACGTTTGGGCAACTATCACCCCCCAGAAAGCCCTTTTTGCACCTCCTGATGACTACACCGATCAAGCCAACAAAGACCTGTTAAAATCGCTGGCTAAAAAGCACGAGAAACAGAGGCGAAGAGCCGATGATGTTTATAACGATGTGAATGCAAGGAGGTTCTCAGATTGTGAGTCAGTTTCCACAAACGAGTCCTTCGGGCAAAAGGGCAGCGGTTTCAGCTCACCTGACCATCCAGAACCTTTCAGAAGACCTTATTATGATCGGCGGTCTCCTTTAGAATATGCCACacaaaattttgtagattCTGAAGCATCTCCACGACATACGCAGTATTCGATATTACAACCTCATCAACTGAACGACAGATTTGATTCGATCCCAAGGGATTCTTATAGGGAGAATATTAAGAGGGATAGTGCCAGGGGGAATACTTCGCTTATCAACGAGTTAAAGTTGAAGCAGGATCAGATCAAGAGGACTCATTCCATTAAAGCAGAGAAGCCTGCCAATGAGTTAGTTTATAGGCAAGGTGGGAACCTACAGGGTATTTCTGAGAATTATAGGCAATATCGGTAG